A portion of the Limibacter armeniacum genome contains these proteins:
- a CDS encoding IS4 family transposase, which translates to MLTANILEILCGFQIVKGKPSKQVLAKLITALVEDENVQFHQIAKNLPSKAQKASRTKQVKRFMSGAVFNYQALMAWLFSCLPSGKITLCIDRTNWQSRKQAVNILAVTAYSHGVGFPLAFRLLDKKGNSHQQERIDLLKEVLQIVPPERIGKVIADREFIGKKWLRFMTMQGIVFCVRIPSHHKINIDGVEKTGEVWSKEGFRCTDRRATIYGMDLTLSMQMTKDKNGRKDYLIVVSNLMKRGLLSSYRKRWSIEVFFQSLKGRGFNLEATHLTKLDRLERLFAVVCMAFAVCHLFGVAFHEKVQNIKVKNHGYRENSYFRKGKDLLQEHFCTRSRQVGNEIKGLWKKFWRGISPKTPSEKLVFSWL; encoded by the coding sequence ATGTTGACTGCAAATATACTTGAAATCCTCTGCGGTTTCCAAATCGTCAAAGGCAAACCAAGCAAACAGGTACTAGCCAAGCTAATTACGGCCTTGGTGGAAGATGAAAATGTGCAATTTCATCAGATAGCCAAAAACTTGCCATCCAAGGCGCAAAAAGCTTCTCGGACCAAGCAAGTCAAACGCTTTATGTCAGGAGCTGTGTTCAATTATCAGGCCCTGATGGCATGGTTGTTTTCCTGCCTGCCATCCGGAAAGATCACCCTCTGCATTGACCGAACCAACTGGCAGTCCAGAAAGCAGGCAGTGAATATTCTGGCCGTGACGGCCTACAGTCATGGCGTGGGTTTCCCACTGGCTTTTCGGCTACTGGACAAAAAAGGAAACAGCCACCAGCAGGAGCGTATTGATTTGCTGAAGGAAGTACTTCAGATTGTGCCTCCCGAACGGATCGGGAAAGTGATTGCAGACCGGGAGTTTATCGGCAAAAAGTGGCTTCGGTTTATGACCATGCAAGGGATTGTCTTCTGCGTTCGGATTCCATCACACCACAAAATCAACATCGATGGTGTGGAGAAAACAGGAGAGGTATGGAGCAAAGAAGGCTTTCGCTGTACTGACCGAAGAGCAACGATCTATGGAATGGACCTGACTCTTTCCATGCAGATGACCAAGGATAAAAACGGGCGAAAGGACTACCTGATCGTAGTCTCAAACCTGATGAAAAGAGGCTTGCTGTCAAGCTATAGAAAACGGTGGAGCATCGAGGTGTTCTTCCAGTCGCTCAAAGGGCGGGGATTCAACCTGGAAGCCACTCACCTGACCAAATTGGATCGGCTTGAAAGACTTTTTGCTGTGGTGTGTATGGCCTTTGCTGTTTGTCACTTATTTGGCGTGGCTTTCCATGAAAAAGTACAAAACATAAAAGTAAAGAACCACGGTTACAGGGAGAACAGCTATTTCAGAAAGGGAAAAGATCTGTTGCAGGAACATTTCTGTACGAGATCCCGCCAAGTAGGTAATGAGATCAAAGGACTTTGGAAGAAGTTTTGGAGGGGAATTAGTCCCAAAACACCATCTGAAAAACTGGTTTTTAGTTGGTTATAA
- a CDS encoding cyclic-phosphate processing receiver domain-containing protein gives MKKLFLDDIRTINMVYDKSMESEFDIVRTYSDFVDYIKTNGLPDFISFDNDLGLDNKGEVALDGYAAAKWLVYESELDLTNLKFKVHSANPVAAKQIHGLLTNYIRHLNEK, from the coding sequence ATGAAAAAACTATTTCTAGACGACATTAGGACAATCAATATGGTTTACGATAAATCCATGGAATCGGAATTTGACATCGTAAGGACGTACAGCGACTTTGTTGATTACATAAAAACAAATGGTCTTCCCGACTTCATCAGTTTTGACAATGACCTAGGACTAGATAATAAAGGAGAGGTCGCACTAGACGGCTATGCGGCAGCCAAATGGTTAGTTTATGAATCCGAACTTGACTTAACTAACCTAAAATTTAAAGTGCATTCTGCTAATCCAGTTGCAGCCAAACAGATTCATGGGCTTTTGACTAATTATATCAGGCACTTAAATGAAAAGTAA
- a CDS encoding alpha/beta hydrolase yields MNSFCKAKLSTILFFVLSISCISAQTLDRRKLNTETAIEETISSFENHTYTIDLENGMAIIGKVIQVNIDLVIDIYKPNGQLLKQIESPNGKNGVEAIDITSNESGTYKINIHTLDKNTFKGSYQLKVEQILTLEQNTRRIIKRELPTDTLYNLWEASLTDDKAIDTFLAAQAQSHIIELIDSDDSNMLVTYFCVPHKNTEYVMLSGGPDFLGLRFQRLPNTKLFFVTQRVPKDARFNYGFNYFNLDKAGPNGEIVSRSVEHAYDGTVEMPSAPKQVYISERDGIEKGSLFLTSIYSDFLQEDRKITIHTPANYNPNKPHNLLIVFDGEAYGARPNRKARIPTPTIVDNLLADKKITPTVTVLVWSMGKRSKDLISEKFGNFISKELIPWARSAYNIYPISDKIILAGSSRGGFAASYIALQHSDVIGNVISQSGSYWIKGTNDENHWIYPEDNGMLIDLYKQSKLLPIKFYMDIGLYDAGASMLGMNRQFRDILELKGYKVDYHEFKGGHNYVNWRGTFSNGLISLIGTAAE; encoded by the coding sequence ATGAACTCATTTTGCAAAGCTAAGTTGTCAACGATTCTCTTCTTTGTTTTAAGTATAAGTTGTATTTCAGCCCAAACACTTGATAGAAGAAAGTTAAATACTGAAACAGCTATTGAAGAAACTATATCTTCATTTGAAAACCATACATATACTATTGATTTAGAAAATGGGATGGCAATTATAGGAAAGGTTATACAGGTAAATATAGATCTTGTAATTGATATCTATAAGCCAAATGGTCAACTTTTAAAACAAATTGAGAGTCCCAATGGAAAAAATGGAGTTGAAGCCATTGATATAACTTCCAATGAATCTGGAACTTATAAAATAAATATTCATACACTTGATAAAAACACCTTCAAAGGAAGCTATCAACTAAAAGTTGAACAGATTTTAACTTTGGAACAAAATACAAGGCGTATTATAAAGAGAGAACTTCCAACTGACACATTATATAATCTATGGGAAGCCTCGCTTACTGATGATAAAGCTATTGACACTTTTTTAGCTGCTCAAGCCCAAAGTCATATAATAGAGCTTATTGATAGTGATGATTCAAATATGCTTGTAACTTACTTCTGTGTGCCTCACAAAAACACAGAGTATGTTATGTTAAGTGGCGGACCTGATTTTTTAGGATTAAGATTTCAGAGATTACCAAATACTAAATTATTTTTTGTAACCCAGCGAGTACCTAAAGATGCTCGATTTAATTACGGTTTCAATTATTTCAACCTAGATAAAGCCGGACCAAATGGAGAAATAGTATCAAGGAGTGTAGAACACGCTTATGATGGTACAGTTGAAATGCCCAGTGCACCAAAGCAGGTTTACATCTCAGAAAGAGACGGTATAGAAAAAGGCAGCTTATTCCTTACTTCAATCTACAGTGATTTTTTACAGGAAGACCGAAAAATAACGATCCATACACCTGCAAATTATAATCCCAATAAACCTCATAATCTATTAATCGTTTTTGATGGTGAAGCTTATGGGGCAAGACCCAATCGCAAAGCTAGAATACCAACTCCCACCATAGTAGATAACCTACTTGCTGATAAAAAGATCACTCCTACAGTTACAGTTTTAGTATGGTCAATGGGTAAAAGAAGTAAAGACCTAATAAGTGAAAAATTTGGGAATTTCATTTCAAAAGAATTAATTCCATGGGCTCGTTCAGCATACAATATTTACCCTATATCTGATAAAATCATCTTAGCTGGTTCAAGTAGAGGAGGATTTGCTGCAAGTTATATTGCATTACAACATTCGGATGTAATAGGAAACGTAATCTCCCAATCAGGTTCATACTGGATAAAAGGAACCAACGATGAAAACCATTGGATTTATCCAGAAGACAACGGAATGCTAATTGACTTGTATAAGCAGAGTAAACTACTACCTATCAAATTCTATATGGATATTGGGCTTTATGATGCAGGAGCTTCCATGCTTGGAATGAATAGACAATTTCGAGATATTCTTGAGCTAAAAGGTTATAAAGTAGATTATCATGAATTTAAGGGAGGTCACAACTATGTTAATTGGAGGGGAACATTTTCCAATGGATTAATCTCATTAATTGGGACTGCGGCAGAGTAA
- a CDS encoding Crp/Fnr family transcriptional regulator yields the protein MNKISRSDYKVLHQFLESAEPLSEDLFEEIRDYISKKTYKKGEAILRAGDIEVNSNIVVKGVVLQYVFDEDIPITINITPKGLSFNSLKSYIDGSPSVEIHEAITDVEILTIKKNDLEMLAKKYHEFSYIMYKVYEKILLDRENRMFLLQYRCPSKRFMLFHKIIERANWMLEDTPDKYIASYLNMTPQQYSKEKKKYRLMLNKSN from the coding sequence ATGAACAAAATAAGCCGTTCTGACTATAAAGTATTGCATCAATTTCTTGAATCAGCGGAACCATTGAGTGAAGACCTTTTTGAAGAAATAAGAGACTATATCAGTAAGAAAACATATAAAAAAGGAGAGGCTATCCTAAGAGCTGGAGACATTGAAGTCAATTCCAATATTGTGGTAAAAGGCGTTGTATTACAATATGTATTTGATGAAGACATCCCCATCACCATTAATATTACCCCAAAAGGGCTCTCATTTAACAGCTTAAAGAGTTATATCGATGGGTCTCCTTCGGTCGAAATTCACGAAGCAATTACTGATGTTGAGATTCTTACTATCAAAAAGAATGATTTAGAAATGCTAGCTAAAAAGTATCATGAGTTTAGCTATATCATGTACAAAGTCTATGAAAAAATACTGCTTGACCGTGAAAACAGAATGTTCCTATTGCAGTACAGATGTCCCTCCAAGCGTTTTATGCTATTTCATAAAATTATTGAGCGCGCAAACTGGATGCTGGAAGACACACCTGATAAATACATTGCCAGCTATCTGAATATGACACCTCAACAATACAGTAAAGAGAAGAAAAAATATAGGCTAATGCTGAATAAAAGCAATTAA
- a CDS encoding T9SS type A sorting domain-containing protein, whose translation MSNPLKQTLLFSDGTNAYKLDSIIDYRFNESTGKWDEKLFKKSFVYDENFNDTLVINSIWDKNDQHWKNVTKEITQYNNNKVLSYERHILSKSGQRIDYTYNDKEELTEITESKWLFGDGKWLQIKKQVNSYNSAGVIIADTLYYKFTDSEEWVPVKKTQYSYNAEGDLLVDTIYNKQKGSDVWQLFGKTEYAYNNGYIELLTSSNWSVDSKQFIPYLKKQTLYDYDEWHVYGTNEYEWDKASKDWKITKAKSYGFDDENHVNSCTNKTWDFDTTTVQEVFNFDYTIDNSNLRLPTILDANERVAFHHKIISKQALKYNHTISEMEKFRETAYYYSVEEVFTGIDDIDQDVVSVYPNPASECIIVKFSNTYKQTSFALYDINGKEILSKTLRNKEKIDIDRLKKGIYFYSIHIGQSKVTGKLIKD comes from the coding sequence ATGTCAAATCCTTTAAAACAAACACTCTTATTTTCTGATGGAACCAATGCATACAAGTTAGATAGTATTATTGATTATCGCTTTAATGAATCAACTGGAAAATGGGATGAAAAATTATTTAAAAAGAGTTTTGTCTATGATGAGAATTTCAATGACACTTTAGTCATCAACTCAATATGGGACAAAAACGACCAACATTGGAAGAACGTAACCAAAGAAATCACGCAATACAATAATAATAAGGTATTAAGTTATGAACGGCATATACTCTCAAAGTCAGGACAGAGAATAGATTACACCTATAACGACAAAGAAGAACTGACTGAAATAACAGAGAGCAAATGGCTATTTGGGGATGGGAAATGGCTTCAGATCAAAAAGCAGGTAAATAGTTACAATTCAGCGGGTGTAATAATCGCTGACACGCTATATTATAAATTTACAGACTCAGAAGAGTGGGTACCGGTCAAAAAAACACAATATAGCTATAATGCTGAAGGTGATCTACTGGTTGACACAATCTACAACAAACAAAAAGGCTCAGATGTATGGCAGCTGTTTGGTAAAACTGAGTATGCTTACAACAATGGATATATAGAGCTTCTTACCTCATCAAATTGGAGTGTTGATTCTAAACAATTTATCCCATACTTAAAAAAGCAGACACTTTATGATTACGATGAATGGCATGTGTATGGCACGAATGAATATGAGTGGGATAAAGCAAGCAAAGACTGGAAAATTACAAAAGCAAAATCCTATGGCTTTGACGATGAAAATCATGTGAATTCCTGCACAAACAAAACTTGGGATTTCGACACTACAACAGTACAAGAAGTTTTTAATTTTGACTACACTATAGACAATAGTAATTTACGCTTGCCTACAATCCTAGATGCGAACGAAAGAGTAGCTTTTCATCATAAAATAATCAGTAAACAAGCTCTAAAATACAATCACACAATCAGTGAAATGGAGAAGTTCCGTGAAACGGCGTATTACTATTCAGTTGAGGAAGTATTTACTGGTATTGACGATATTGATCAGGATGTAGTGAGTGTATATCCCAACCCTGCATCGGAATGTATAATTGTTAAGTTTTCCAACACTTACAAACAGACTTCCTTTGCCCTATATGATATAAACGGAAAGGAAATACTATCTAAAACACTCAGGAATAAGGAAAAAATAGATATTGACCGTCTAAAGAAAGGAATATACTTTTACAGTATCCATATTGGTCAAAGCAAGGTCACAGGAAAGTTGATTAAAGACTAA
- a CDS encoding serine hydrolase domain-containing protein, with protein MKRSLLISVVFIIWLTSCTKQRPTPIKDLSIRLDSLITHEHDSNRFDGTIVVGTQDSILFQRAIGTANRVWDIPMRMDSRFDICSLDKSFTATLVLMAVEEGKLSLDDHLTDLLKPLNYSGAFDPNITIHQMLTHTSGLAHYEHMAPNLQLDWFRPFKRKHFNNPEYIDFISTVPTVNSPGKQFYYSSFAYHLLAIILEDIYQQPYAELLNEKICQPLELRQTFSTSDNLEVHKHMVEAYNYHELSDSWKRNQFIDLTLGRRIFSTSHDLYLWGKAMSAASLLSPESMKRMHSNYLKEITPDISYGYGWAVFDKKGNYHMGNLGIDQKYIIHGGATEGFRSMLVNIENGQYIIAFLTNIGDQVNEIEITKKIANILIESKYDN; from the coding sequence ATGAAAAGGAGTTTATTGATATCAGTGGTCTTTATAATATGGTTAACATCCTGTACCAAACAAAGACCAACACCTATAAAAGACCTATCAATTAGGTTGGATAGTCTTATTACACATGAGCATGACTCAAACAGGTTCGATGGAACAATAGTCGTTGGAACACAGGACTCCATTCTATTCCAGCGAGCCATCGGTACTGCTAACCGAGTTTGGGATATCCCGATGCGTATGGACTCCCGTTTTGATATCTGTTCACTTGACAAATCTTTTACAGCAACTTTAGTGCTGATGGCAGTAGAAGAAGGTAAGCTATCACTGGACGATCACCTAACTGACCTTCTGAAACCTCTTAATTACTCAGGGGCTTTCGATCCTAATATCACCATTCACCAAATGCTTACCCATACTTCTGGGCTAGCTCATTATGAACACATGGCTCCCAATCTACAATTGGATTGGTTTCGCCCATTTAAAAGAAAACATTTCAATAATCCTGAATATATAGACTTTATCAGCACCGTCCCTACGGTCAACAGTCCTGGGAAGCAATTCTATTACAGCAGTTTTGCCTATCACTTATTGGCTATTATCCTTGAGGATATATACCAGCAACCTTACGCTGAATTGTTGAATGAAAAGATCTGCCAACCCCTGGAACTGAGGCAGACTTTTAGCACTTCCGACAACCTTGAAGTCCACAAGCATATGGTGGAAGCCTACAACTACCACGAGCTTTCGGATAGTTGGAAACGGAATCAATTTATTGACCTGACCCTTGGAAGAAGAATTTTCTCCACTTCTCACGATCTCTATCTATGGGGAAAAGCCATGAGTGCAGCCTCACTTTTGAGTCCCGAATCCATGAAACGAATGCATAGCAATTATCTCAAAGAGATTACCCCTGATATCTCATATGGCTATGGGTGGGCAGTGTTTGACAAAAAGGGGAACTACCATATGGGAAACCTCGGGATTGACCAGAAGTATATCATTCATGGAGGCGCTACCGAAGGCTTCAGGTCCATGCTTGTCAACATTGAAAATGGACAATACATCATTGCTTTTTTGACCAACATAGGAGATCAGGTCAATGAAATAGAAATCACTAAAAAAATTGCTAACATCTTAATCGAATCTAAATATGATAACTAA
- a CDS encoding DUF1963 domain-containing protein, translating to MKKQVFDIISLAPSNKRYFPAYMKKEDWMGEEYVKYTELEIPLGHSRYGGPVIDLPEGVQVPQGMRFAAQLDLSEISKYDVAGRLPKKGQLIFFSDIMSDSGKVLYTTVANENLCRNIIEHEDNFWEGVLIDKVWSDRESWNERFRKPEDNWDKQYVNETGLLWDDFAGSEKSKIFGIFTHCQLEQTEIEQITNADKIVLLQIGENGFNDEGVFSVLIAEKDLEKLNFENCEFYWGQT from the coding sequence ATGAAAAAACAAGTATTCGATATAATCTCACTTGCACCAAGTAACAAGAGATACTTCCCTGCCTATATGAAAAAGGAAGACTGGATGGGAGAAGAATATGTAAAATATACTGAATTAGAGATTCCTCTTGGTCACTCTAGGTATGGCGGGCCTGTGATAGATTTGCCTGAAGGTGTTCAAGTTCCTCAAGGTATGAGGTTTGCCGCACAATTGGACTTATCTGAAATATCCAAGTACGACGTTGCAGGACGACTCCCCAAAAAGGGGCAGCTCATCTTCTTTTCAGATATAATGTCGGACTCAGGAAAAGTGTTATATACCACTGTAGCCAATGAAAACTTGTGCAGAAATATCATAGAGCATGAAGACAACTTTTGGGAGGGTGTTCTGATTGATAAAGTATGGTCAGATCGTGAATCATGGAATGAGAGATTTCGCAAGCCTGAAGACAATTGGGACAAGCAATATGTAAACGAGACCGGATTGCTTTGGGATGATTTTGCAGGAAGTGAGAAGTCTAAGATATTTGGGATATTCACACACTGTCAATTGGAACAAACTGAGATTGAACAAATCACTAACGCTGACAAAATCGTCCTTCTCCAAATAGGAGAAAATGGTTTTAATGATGAAGGTGTTTTCAGTGTCCTTATTGCAGAAAAAGATTTGGAAAAATTGAATTTTGAGAACTGCGAATTTTATTGGGGACAAACATAA
- a CDS encoding thioredoxin family protein produces the protein MMKKVFVCLSLMIGLYSGLFAQGVDFQHISLEEALEKAKQEDKLVFVDFYTVWCGPCKYLVKHVFPVKEVGDFYNKKFVSLKLDAEKEGLAAAKQYEVYSYPTLLFLTPEGTVVYTETGGMQADSFIALGKKAIASLNSEYSLAKLKELYPARQQDEDFLKIYFQKMIEYGEDPAESIEQWLAVQTEIKENGAEMMEFILKYSRFLRVDGKSEAILNANIAEYSKLASKIDNKRLSRVKSQMLRNTREKAIDTKDPELMKAFLENWEELPEKRKRREDEIENKLMYYTLAKDGQSYMETANSYIDSLIASKPLKEIKEEDQTKYERYKKSYDENPTETGAFMMPRYEIGVEAFDRIKTIYKIGTDYLEFAESKKDYKNLESWIKYGYKLNEGDYTLENLEAKMLYKRGKTKEAIELKKSALEKWPKNKKRPTAEYELEQMLKKQA, from the coding sequence ATGATGAAAAAAGTATTTGTATGCCTATCTCTAATGATAGGACTATACAGCGGCTTGTTCGCACAAGGAGTAGATTTTCAGCACATTTCCTTGGAGGAGGCACTTGAAAAGGCGAAGCAGGAAGACAAACTTGTATTTGTTGATTTTTACACGGTTTGGTGTGGACCATGCAAGTATTTGGTGAAGCATGTTTTTCCTGTGAAAGAAGTAGGGGACTTTTACAATAAGAAGTTTGTCAGCCTAAAACTGGACGCAGAAAAAGAAGGGCTTGCTGCAGCCAAACAATATGAAGTATATAGCTACCCTACATTGCTGTTCCTTACACCTGAAGGGACGGTGGTTTATACAGAAACCGGTGGCATGCAAGCCGATAGCTTTATAGCGCTAGGTAAGAAAGCGATCGCCTCATTAAACAGTGAGTATAGTTTGGCTAAGCTGAAGGAATTATATCCTGCAAGGCAGCAGGATGAGGATTTTCTGAAAATTTATTTTCAAAAAATGATCGAGTATGGAGAAGACCCTGCTGAAAGTATTGAACAGTGGTTGGCAGTACAAACCGAGATCAAGGAGAATGGTGCTGAGATGATGGAGTTCATATTGAAGTATAGCCGCTTTTTAAGAGTAGATGGAAAATCAGAAGCCATCTTGAATGCAAATATTGCTGAGTACTCAAAATTAGCTTCAAAAATCGACAATAAAAGATTGAGCAGAGTCAAGTCTCAAATGTTAAGGAACACCCGTGAAAAAGCGATTGATACGAAAGATCCTGAGTTGATGAAGGCTTTCTTGGAGAACTGGGAAGAGCTTCCTGAAAAACGTAAAAGAAGGGAGGATGAGATTGAGAATAAGTTGATGTACTATACTTTGGCTAAAGACGGTCAGTCTTATATGGAAACGGCTAATAGTTATATCGATAGCCTGATAGCCTCTAAGCCACTAAAGGAAATCAAAGAAGAGGACCAAACGAAATACGAGCGATATAAGAAAAGCTATGATGAAAACCCTACTGAAACAGGGGCTTTCATGATGCCAAGATATGAGATAGGGGTAGAAGCATTTGACAGAATCAAGACTATCTATAAAATAGGGACTGACTACCTAGAATTTGCTGAGAGCAAGAAGGATTACAAAAACCTCGAAAGCTGGATTAAGTATGGTTATAAACTGAATGAGGGAGATTATACACTGGAGAACTTGGAAGCCAAAATGCTTTACAAGAGAGGGAAGACAAAAGAAGCAATTGAACTAAAGAAGTCAGCTTTAGAGAAATGGCCTAAGAATAAAAAGCGTCCTACTGCCGAGTATGAATTGGAGCAGATGCTGAAGAAACAAGCTTAA
- a CDS encoding LysE family translocator — MIPINDLLLFGLAALIMVLSPGPNMIYLISRSLSQGKNAGIISLLGVMSGFLFHILMVSFGLTAIFFAVPYAFVVVKFLGVVYLLYLAYKSVRSQNKIFDADKNLQSNNPLKLFNIGLMTNVLNPKMAVFYLSFFPQFIKPENGSILSQSFQLGIVQIIISFSVNFLIVISAAKLATWFSQKPLWLRVQKWFMASVLTGLAMKMALTKVK, encoded by the coding sequence ATGATACCAATTAATGACTTACTACTCTTTGGATTAGCCGCTTTGATTATGGTACTATCCCCTGGACCAAATATGATTTACCTGATTTCAAGGTCTCTGTCTCAAGGTAAAAATGCTGGAATCATTTCTCTTCTCGGAGTAATGTCAGGATTCTTATTTCATATCCTTATGGTTTCATTTGGACTTACTGCAATATTTTTTGCAGTACCATATGCATTTGTGGTGGTAAAGTTTCTTGGTGTTGTATACCTACTCTACTTGGCTTATAAATCTGTAAGATCTCAAAATAAAATTTTTGATGCTGATAAGAACCTTCAATCAAACAACCCTCTAAAGTTGTTCAACATCGGGCTAATGACAAATGTCCTTAACCCAAAAATGGCTGTTTTTTATCTTTCATTTTTTCCACAGTTTATAAAACCTGAAAATGGTTCGATTTTAAGTCAAAGTTTTCAACTAGGAATAGTTCAAATAATTATAAGCTTTTCAGTAAACTTTTTGATCGTAATTTCGGCTGCCAAATTAGCGACTTGGTTCTCCCAAAAACCACTTTGGCTCAGGGTTCAAAAATGGTTTATGGCTTCCGTATTAACTGGGCTTGCTATGAAAATGGCATTGACAAAAGTAAAATAA
- a CDS encoding DUF4476 domain-containing protein, with the protein MVVSKVNIDAITIKSTSYKDEVAEDDKKEENKEEKVVIENCELSFSDYSTLKTDIKTELDNGGKPVEMANEFLMEKGCISTAQVLDYLAIFNLDGTRLKFAKMAYRFCSDKQKYHMAVGKMAYTKNKQALEEFLEQQQ; encoded by the coding sequence ATGGTTGTATCTAAGGTTAATATTGATGCCATTACTATAAAAAGCACAAGTTATAAAGATGAAGTAGCCGAAGATGATAAGAAGGAAGAGAATAAAGAAGAAAAGGTAGTTATTGAAAACTGTGAGTTATCTTTTAGTGATTATTCCACGCTAAAAACTGATATTAAAACCGAGTTGGACAATGGTGGTAAACCAGTTGAAATGGCTAATGAATTTCTTATGGAAAAAGGTTGTATTAGTACTGCTCAGGTCTTAGATTATCTGGCAATTTTCAATTTAGATGGAACTCGATTAAAGTTTGCTAAAATGGCTTATCGTTTTTGTTCAGACAAGCAGAAATATCATATGGCTGTTGGGAAAATGGCATATACAAAGAATAAACAAGCTTTAGAGGAGTTTCTGGAACAACAACAATAG
- a CDS encoding IS3 family transposase: protein MPRVIEGSNIEHGWSKVECCELLGVNRQFYYRCKQEQKKREALTVKVLELVTQVRMRQPRLGVRKLYTILEQELRTLDVGRDRLFDILRANHMLIKPRRRYHVTTNSHHRFRKHKNLTQHLEVKRPEQLWVADITYIGTRQNPMYLALVTDAYAKKVVGYDVSNSLNAQGAIWALKRGLLQREYPAEALIHHSDRGLQYCCDDYQEMLDDAQVTCSMTEKYDPYQNAVAERVNGILKQEFIRGIQINDIQLMKKIIKQSIDIYNTERPHLSCRMKTPEYMHLQREIKIKTYKKENPPALELVGSI, encoded by the coding sequence ATCCCCCGAGTAATCGAGGGCAGCAACATTGAACACGGTTGGAGCAAGGTTGAATGTTGTGAGTTACTCGGGGTAAACAGGCAGTTTTATTACAGATGTAAGCAGGAGCAAAAGAAGCGGGAAGCCCTAACGGTGAAGGTATTGGAGCTAGTGACGCAGGTACGCATGCGACAGCCTCGCTTGGGTGTGCGCAAACTGTACACCATCTTGGAACAGGAGTTAAGGACTCTTGATGTAGGAAGAGATCGGCTTTTCGATATCCTCAGGGCTAACCATATGCTGATAAAGCCTCGCAGAAGATATCACGTGACCACCAACTCACATCACCGTTTCCGTAAGCACAAGAACCTGACGCAACACTTGGAGGTAAAGCGCCCAGAGCAGCTTTGGGTGGCTGATATCACCTACATAGGCACAAGGCAAAACCCGATGTACCTGGCTTTGGTCACGGATGCTTATGCCAAAAAGGTTGTTGGCTATGATGTATCCAACAGCTTAAATGCCCAAGGGGCTATCTGGGCATTGAAAAGGGGACTCCTGCAACGGGAATACCCTGCAGAAGCCTTGATCCATCACTCCGATAGAGGGTTGCAATATTGTTGTGATGATTATCAAGAAATGCTGGACGACGCACAGGTAACCTGTAGCATGACTGAGAAGTATGATCCTTATCAAAATGCAGTAGCTGAACGCGTAAATGGCATCCTTAAGCAGGAGTTTATAAGAGGAATCCAAATCAATGATATCCAACTTATGAAGAAAATAATCAAGCAGAGTATAGACATCTACAACACGGAAAGACCCCATTTATCATGCAGGATGAAAACGCCAGAATACATGCACCTGCAAAGAGAGATAAAGATTAAGACCTATAAAAAAGAAAACCCACCAGCACTTGAGCTAGTGGGATCCATATAA
- a CDS encoding transposase: MTAIAQVTYNMPEPIENKNIMSRPSIALHQNCNVMEEKQVNQVYIKRTQKDYTMSFKLQVVAELEEGKLSVQGACDKYGIQAKSTVRDWLRKFGNLDWSNKHPLKMSKPPEQRILELEQKVKLLERQKQTLEKQVERADKKIILFDMMLEMAEKEYNIPVRKNISPE; the protein is encoded by the coding sequence ATGACAGCAATTGCACAGGTTACTTATAATATGCCTGAGCCAATAGAAAATAAAAACATTATGTCCCGTCCTAGTATAGCGTTACACCAAAACTGTAACGTCATGGAAGAGAAGCAAGTAAATCAGGTTTATATAAAGCGAACTCAGAAGGATTATACAATGTCCTTCAAGCTTCAAGTGGTCGCTGAATTGGAAGAAGGCAAGCTCTCCGTACAGGGCGCTTGTGACAAATATGGTATTCAAGCCAAATCTACTGTTCGTGACTGGTTGCGAAAATTTGGTAACTTGGACTGGTCCAACAAACACCCCTTAAAAATGTCGAAACCCCCTGAGCAAAGAATATTGGAGCTGGAGCAAAAAGTCAAGCTGCTGGAACGTCAGAAGCAAACCCTAGAGAAGCAGGTAGAACGAGCTGACAAGAAGATCATTCTCTTTGATATGATGCTGGAGATGGCAGAGAAAGAATATAACATCCCGGTGCGAAAAAATATATCCCCCGAGTAA